One genomic window of Streptomyces sp. WP-1 includes the following:
- a CDS encoding bifunctional 2-polyprenyl-6-hydroxyphenol methylase/3-demethylubiquinol 3-O-methyltransferase UbiG, with amino-acid sequence MTVGDPTAGAPGGDKASADALYLGLRDGEAPLTREQASALVRAAHPAHSDVRACEACGSAGTRPATWRRGFRIAECLACGFLWVDPMPTAQDMWVYYNKRTWKPYSPEVIRSKYAPSVAAVLANVPPGQSVLDVGCDHGHFAALLRERGYDVAGSDIDGLALAYATEHYGLTVYQGDLPDIDFDRRFDAVTVLSSLEHMVNPFHVVRAAARALRPGGVLLISTPRADGLVHTVSRRVFAPVLHAWEFLAPPSHLTYFGRGSLRAMLRRAGFATVTFSHQERDAAYRARELSETLTECPAAPNWAKATYPLLRHLRTPARLLDLGDMMLCVGRTPMPSAPGTEGS; translated from the coding sequence GTGACCGTCGGCGACCCCACGGCCGGCGCCCCGGGTGGCGACAAGGCATCCGCGGACGCTCTGTACCTCGGCCTGCGGGACGGAGAAGCCCCCCTGACCCGAGAGCAGGCGTCCGCGCTCGTCCGCGCCGCCCATCCCGCGCACTCGGACGTGCGCGCATGTGAGGCATGCGGGTCCGCTGGCACCCGACCAGCCACCTGGCGGCGTGGCTTCCGCATCGCCGAGTGCCTGGCCTGCGGCTTCCTCTGGGTCGATCCCATGCCGACCGCACAGGACATGTGGGTCTACTACAACAAACGGACATGGAAGCCCTACTCGCCCGAGGTGATCCGCAGCAAGTACGCGCCATCGGTGGCAGCGGTACTGGCCAACGTCCCGCCCGGACAGTCCGTCCTCGACGTCGGATGCGATCACGGGCACTTCGCGGCGCTCCTGCGCGAGCGCGGATACGACGTCGCCGGGTCGGACATCGACGGGCTCGCCCTCGCCTACGCCACCGAGCACTACGGGCTGACGGTCTACCAAGGGGACCTGCCCGACATCGACTTCGACCGACGATTCGACGCGGTGACCGTCCTCAGCTCCCTCGAACACATGGTGAATCCCTTCCACGTCGTCCGGGCGGCAGCGCGGGCCCTGCGCCCCGGCGGAGTGCTGCTCATCTCGACGCCGAGGGCCGACGGGCTCGTCCACACCGTGAGCCGGAGAGTGTTTGCCCCCGTACTGCACGCCTGGGAGTTCCTCGCACCCCCCAGCCACCTCACCTACTTCGGCCGGGGCTCGCTGCGCGCCATGCTCCGTCGCGCCGGATTCGCCACTGTCACCTTCAGCCACCAGGAACGCGACGCCGCCTACCGGGCCCGTGAGCTGTCGGAGACGCTCACGGAGTGCCCGGCCGCCCCCAACTGGGCCAAAGCCACCTATCCGCTCCTGCGCCATCTGCGCACCCCCGCCCGTCTGCTGGACCTGGGGGACATGATGCTGTGCGTCGGACGGACACCCATGCCGTCCGCACCCGGCACGGAAGGGTCCTGA
- a CDS encoding hydroxymethylcytosylglucuronate/cytosylglucuronate synthase, with protein MAGEDRTAPVPWRDVPAPAGAARPTVVFCGHDFGWGSAGKLHAVLTELTARTAPPPRLIGVGTVLGRSLLAKLPVDTWYDQPSSTGELRDLLRRHQVTAALVVLDSEFAAALLAAGCPTVFVDSLPYLWTGKDTIPHDVTHYCAQLCDSLPRTCWEQLRRIERLTWTEAILSAPAPTQRAGTPGLAVLNFGGLHSPFSQGSADAYSGLVAEPAVRALSDAGFRTVEICGNIDATVLPERDFPTGIAVNAGPRSHEDFLDLLDQAQLLVTSPGLTTLLEAGQRCLPTVCVPPQNVSQILNGDRFASAVDVACRVPWPSEVLDPRQVDAVRARGEHAALSVVYGAIERAARQAHPWVRHRLRRDITTAIEHSHAVRDWGGLLGRTGSRGAHQVVQRLTDVLAEQSAPERQEAG; from the coding sequence ATGGCCGGTGAAGACAGGACGGCACCGGTACCGTGGCGGGACGTCCCGGCACCGGCCGGCGCCGCCCGGCCCACGGTCGTCTTCTGCGGGCACGACTTCGGCTGGGGGAGCGCCGGAAAGCTGCACGCCGTCCTGACCGAACTCACGGCCCGCACCGCACCCCCGCCGCGGCTCATCGGAGTCGGCACGGTGCTCGGCCGATCCCTGCTCGCGAAGCTGCCCGTGGACACGTGGTACGACCAGCCGAGCAGCACCGGCGAACTCCGGGACCTGCTGCGACGGCACCAGGTGACCGCCGCCCTGGTCGTACTGGACTCGGAGTTCGCCGCGGCCCTGCTCGCCGCGGGCTGCCCCACGGTCTTCGTGGACAGCCTGCCCTACCTGTGGACCGGCAAGGACACGATCCCCCACGACGTGACCCACTACTGCGCCCAGTTGTGCGACTCCCTTCCCCGGACCTGTTGGGAGCAGTTGCGCAGAATAGAGCGGCTGACGTGGACCGAGGCGATCCTCAGCGCCCCGGCGCCCACCCAGCGGGCGGGTACGCCCGGCTTGGCCGTGCTCAACTTCGGTGGGCTGCACTCGCCCTTCAGCCAAGGCAGTGCCGACGCCTACTCCGGGCTGGTGGCGGAACCGGCCGTCCGGGCACTGTCGGACGCCGGCTTCCGCACCGTGGAGATCTGCGGCAACATCGACGCCACCGTGCTTCCGGAGCGGGACTTCCCCACCGGCATCGCGGTGAACGCCGGCCCGCGCTCCCACGAGGACTTCCTGGACCTCCTCGACCAGGCTCAGCTGCTGGTCACCTCGCCGGGCCTGACCACGTTGCTGGAGGCCGGCCAGCGCTGCCTGCCCACCGTCTGCGTTCCACCGCAGAACGTCAGCCAGATCCTCAACGGGGACCGCTTCGCCTCGGCGGTCGACGTGGCCTGCCGAGTGCCGTGGCCGTCGGAAGTCCTGGATCCGCGGCAGGTCGACGCCGTACGAGCACGGGGTGAACACGCGGCCCTGTCAGTCGTCTACGGGGCGATCGAGCGCGCTGCACGCCAGGCACATCCCTGGGTGCGCCACCGACTGCGGCGGGATATCACCACCGCCATCGAGCATTCCCATGCGGTGCGGGACTGGGGCGGTCTGCTCGGCCGGACGGGCAGCCGCGGAGCACACCAGGTGGTGCAGCGCCTCACCGACGTGCTCGCGGAGCAGTCCGCGCCGGAGCGCCAGGAGGCCGGGTGA
- a CDS encoding histidine phosphatase family protein yields MILAFLRHTAAISSSEVYLPDDRRVLTEGGRTHAVALRPVLRRFAPDAVWCSPLRRAVETWTLAGTGLGLDARLHEDLGERSFPSLAGLTLPQIAARIGPAQTALARVSTDLVDPPGEESVRAASRRLVVAMRSVAREAAALGAERVLVVSHGGPSSWLLCHLLGVPLERNRVFRHDQGRFHLLEVDENLTLATAIALNTAQLPKPRGAPEPPGQFTAPPSWH; encoded by the coding sequence GTGATCCTGGCCTTCCTCCGGCACACCGCGGCGATCAGCTCCTCGGAGGTCTACCTGCCCGACGACCGCCGGGTTCTGACCGAGGGCGGGCGGACGCACGCCGTCGCCCTGCGCCCCGTCCTGCGGCGTTTCGCGCCCGACGCCGTCTGGTGTTCCCCGCTGCGCCGCGCGGTGGAGACCTGGACACTCGCGGGCACCGGACTCGGCCTCGACGCCCGTCTGCACGAGGACCTGGGGGAGCGCTCGTTCCCCTCCCTGGCCGGCCTCACGCTGCCGCAGATCGCGGCGCGGATCGGGCCGGCGCAGACGGCGCTGGCACGCGTCTCGACCGACCTGGTCGATCCTCCCGGAGAGGAGTCGGTACGCGCGGCGAGTCGGCGCTTGGTCGTGGCGATGAGGTCGGTGGCGCGGGAGGCCGCAGCGCTCGGCGCCGAGCGGGTGCTCGTCGTCTCGCACGGCGGCCCGTCGAGCTGGTTGCTGTGCCATCTGCTCGGCGTGCCCCTGGAGCGCAACCGGGTCTTCCGACACGACCAAGGACGCTTCCACCTGCTGGAAGTGGATGAAAACCTGACACTGGCGACGGCAATCGCCCTGAACACCGCACAGTTGCCAAAACCAAGAGGTGCTCCCGAGCCGCCGGGGCAGTTCACGGCACCGCCCTCATGGCATTGA
- a CDS encoding AAA family ATPase, with protein MPVIVVTGPSGTGKTVTCWEIREILRERKVAHALIDMDNIRWCYVPDSRDRFNRELGAKNLAAVWANFREAGADRLVLSGVVETREDTRLIEQAVPGADISVYRLHVDETTLEGRMRQRERGRGLARNLARAKELTDIMARNGIGDHLIDADRELDEIAEEIVGLSGWLS; from the coding sequence GTGCCCGTCATCGTGGTCACCGGGCCTTCCGGCACCGGGAAGACCGTCACCTGCTGGGAGATCCGCGAAATCCTGAGGGAACGTAAGGTAGCCCACGCCCTGATCGACATGGACAACATCCGTTGGTGCTACGTTCCCGACTCCCGCGACCGCTTCAACCGGGAACTCGGTGCCAAGAACCTCGCAGCCGTGTGGGCCAACTTCCGTGAGGCCGGCGCCGACCGGCTCGTCCTGAGCGGAGTCGTGGAAACCCGCGAGGACACGCGGCTCATCGAACAGGCGGTGCCGGGCGCCGACATCTCGGTCTACCGGCTGCACGTGGACGAGACAACGCTGGAAGGCCGCATGCGCCAAAGGGAACGCGGCCGGGGACTCGCCCGCAATCTCGCCAGGGCGAAAGAACTCACCGACATCATGGCCCGGAACGGGATCGGGGACCATCTGATCGATGCGGACCGCGAACTCGACGAGATCGCTGAGGAAATCGTCGGGCTGAGCGGCTGGCTGTCCTGA
- a CDS encoding GNAT family N-acetyltransferase, whose translation MKVTLLVTGEEMLGLLSSSAVNDLWSGGAHLPYWQPAALAARIEALGRHEVALLVIEGDGGMAVGVLRQRRNGVISTLIPREPFLASEPFGDADMLRTQLLRSVERIGARAFHLHETERNAPVVKCLADQPDTAVVVRLPNPVIDWHDDGADMLIGAQRHFGRTFWRRVRRWDREFEVTTVREDAAIDVMENIERQSWKARRGTHLDEGELAFYRALLRRDECLLTLATAGGAPAAYFMEMRLGDVVYGMQSSYAETFAKLSPGAFLTTIGLHRRWHGSGIATYDLLGGSGPLKDALASRAIPRVDVAWPVCAATKDLLGERVRFDRHRTAASERGRGARHVAATYGS comes from the coding sequence ATGAAAGTGACCCTGCTCGTGACCGGTGAGGAGATGCTCGGGCTGTTGAGCTCGTCCGCGGTGAACGACCTGTGGTCGGGCGGTGCGCACCTGCCGTACTGGCAGCCGGCCGCCCTCGCCGCGCGCATCGAAGCCCTCGGACGGCATGAGGTGGCGCTGTTGGTCATCGAAGGGGACGGCGGTATGGCCGTCGGCGTTCTTCGGCAGCGGCGAAACGGCGTCATCAGCACGCTCATACCGCGCGAACCCTTTCTGGCCAGCGAGCCTTTCGGCGACGCGGACATGTTGCGCACGCAGTTGCTCCGGTCCGTGGAGAGAATCGGCGCCAGAGCCTTTCATCTGCACGAGACGGAACGAAACGCCCCGGTCGTCAAGTGCCTGGCAGATCAGCCGGACACCGCAGTGGTGGTGCGCCTGCCGAATCCGGTCATCGACTGGCACGACGACGGTGCGGACATGCTGATCGGAGCGCAACGGCATTTCGGCCGGACGTTCTGGCGCCGGGTCCGGCGCTGGGACCGGGAGTTCGAGGTGACGACGGTGCGTGAAGATGCCGCGATCGACGTGATGGAAAACATCGAGAGACAATCATGGAAAGCGCGTCGGGGCACCCATCTCGACGAAGGGGAGCTGGCGTTCTACCGCGCGCTGCTGAGGCGGGACGAATGCCTGCTCACTCTCGCGACGGCCGGGGGTGCACCGGCCGCGTACTTCATGGAGATGCGCCTCGGCGACGTGGTCTACGGCATGCAGAGTTCCTACGCCGAGACCTTCGCCAAGCTGTCTCCCGGTGCGTTCCTGACCACCATCGGTCTGCACCGCCGGTGGCACGGCAGCGGTATCGCGACCTACGACCTGCTCGGCGGTAGCGGGCCGCTCAAGGACGCCCTGGCCTCGCGCGCGATCCCGCGTGTCGACGTGGCCTGGCCGGTATGCGCGGCGACCAAGGACCTGCTCGGGGAGCGAGTCAGGTTCGACCGACACAGGACAGCCGCGTCCGAGCGCGGACGGGGTGCGCGCCATGTCGCCGCGACCTACGGCAGCTGA
- a CDS encoding alanine racemase: MADLDAAAWEDQLAQCYPGPVYVYDLDRVTAAVEDLRAALPAPTLLYYSLKANPHDDVVRALRIAGCRAEISSVGELACALGAGFRGVEILYTGPGKTDGEIAHALRHGVLDFSVESAHELRRLDRIAAVDDRRPRVLLRVNGARAAPAGGLHMTGTPSQFGIDLELLGPALAAAARCPRIDLSGLHLFSMTNAVDEPSLIQELRRSIATAAAVCDQYGFAPRMLDLGGGFAAPYTQSGRRPGYPGLAQVLRQDLDLLFPAWRTGAPVIAFESGRHLVADCGTLICTVTEVKNSKGKQFVVLDAGVNALGGLSGTGRLLPLSVEPVGIPRAADASDAAQVFGPAVTSARIVGPLCTPADLLGREVPVPRLRPGDRIAIPNVGAYGLTTGLLGFLSRPAPTELVVRGGSVVSASRLELKRVPVEREWKDDAMG; this comes from the coding sequence ATGGCTGACCTCGACGCCGCGGCATGGGAGGATCAGCTGGCCCAGTGCTACCCCGGCCCGGTGTACGTGTACGACCTGGATCGGGTGACGGCCGCCGTGGAAGACCTGCGAGCGGCGCTTCCGGCACCGACCCTCCTCTACTACTCCCTCAAGGCAAACCCGCACGACGACGTCGTACGGGCACTGCGCATCGCCGGCTGCCGAGCGGAGATCAGCTCGGTGGGAGAGCTGGCCTGCGCGCTCGGCGCCGGGTTCCGCGGCGTCGAAATCCTGTACACAGGGCCCGGAAAGACGGACGGCGAGATCGCGCACGCCCTGCGGCACGGTGTCCTGGACTTCTCCGTGGAATCGGCGCACGAACTGCGGCGGCTCGACCGGATCGCGGCCGTCGACGACCGCCGGCCGCGTGTACTGCTGCGCGTGAACGGGGCGCGTGCGGCCCCGGCCGGCGGCCTGCACATGACCGGTACACCCTCGCAGTTCGGAATCGACCTGGAACTCCTCGGCCCGGCGCTCGCGGCGGCCGCGCGGTGTCCGCGGATCGACCTCAGCGGCCTCCACCTGTTCTCGATGACCAACGCCGTCGACGAACCGAGCCTGATCCAGGAACTCCGTCGCAGTATCGCCACTGCCGCGGCGGTATGCGACCAGTACGGGTTTGCACCGCGGATGCTGGACCTCGGCGGCGGCTTCGCCGCTCCCTACACGCAGTCCGGCCGACGGCCCGGCTACCCCGGACTGGCACAGGTGCTCCGGCAGGACCTGGACCTGCTGTTCCCGGCATGGCGCACGGGAGCCCCCGTGATCGCCTTCGAGTCCGGCAGACATCTCGTCGCCGACTGCGGCACGCTGATCTGCACCGTCACCGAGGTCAAGAACAGCAAGGGAAAGCAGTTCGTGGTGCTCGACGCGGGGGTCAACGCGCTCGGCGGACTCTCCGGGACGGGGAGGTTGCTTCCCCTGTCCGTGGAGCCCGTCGGAATCCCGCGGGCGGCCGACGCCTCCGACGCAGCCCAGGTCTTTGGCCCGGCCGTGACGTCAGCACGTATCGTCGGGCCGCTGTGCACTCCGGCCGACCTGCTCGGCCGGGAGGTGCCGGTACCGCGACTGCGGCCGGGCGACCGGATCGCAATCCCGAACGTCGGCGCCTACGGCCTGACCACCGGCCTGCTCGGCTTCCTCAGCAGGCCCGCCCCGACCGAGCTGGTGGTACGCGGCGGGAGCGTCGTCTCCGCGTCCCGCCTGGAACTGAAACGTGTGCCTGTCGAAAGGGAGTGGAAAGACGATGCCATGGGATGA
- a CDS encoding acyl carrier protein, which yields MPWDDRFEVLLRAALPYLSPDEPLPPDAELIDLGIDSMAAVELLSTLEQAYGVRLPDDSLHRETFRTAATLWSVLNRQLSREPTP from the coding sequence ATGCCATGGGATGACCGATTCGAGGTACTGCTGCGCGCCGCGCTGCCCTATCTCTCTCCCGACGAGCCGCTGCCGCCCGACGCCGAGCTCATCGACCTCGGTATCGACTCCATGGCCGCGGTCGAGCTGCTGAGCACGCTGGAACAGGCGTATGGCGTGCGCCTCCCCGACGACAGCCTCCACCGCGAGACCTTCCGCACCGCCGCCACCCTGTGGTCGGTCCTGAACCGACAGCTCTCCCGGGAGCCGACACCGTGA
- a CDS encoding class I adenylate-forming enzyme family protein: MTVEARQGPTLRHVVDVLDHAAAAHGGELAVTDDQGDWSYDELAEHSREFAQWLHRRGVSAGDRVVVRATASREFVAILYGCLRAGAVFVPLGPATTAYQLGQVVADAQPRLVITDRIDETADTACSLHEVWAEVGRPGGPMTHPRAELAPADTALLIYTSGSTAAPKAVVSPHERVLWATRAVAARLRYQTDDIVLCRLPLSFDYGLYQVFLCALAGARLVLLSRTADLRLAAVARERGATVVPLVPSLATMLLHSARRDPGPSRIRLFTNTGEDLPQAVRAQLREHFPRAGIQLMYGTTECKRISVLEVDGDLRRPGSVGRALDGTRIRILTADGVPAAPGEAGEIVVSGPHVMAGYWRAPELTAARFRTDPHTGEVRLHTGDFGHLDGDGYLYFHGRGDDMFKRHGVRTSAAEIESAARNIPGVDHAVLLPPTDRRDMVLCVVTTLTPAEVLRRLGTLLDPARVPDLCRVFDRFPLSSNGKTDRARLSRQEAG, translated from the coding sequence GTGACCGTCGAGGCACGGCAGGGGCCGACCCTGCGCCATGTCGTCGACGTGCTGGACCACGCGGCAGCCGCCCACGGCGGCGAGCTCGCCGTGACCGATGACCAGGGCGACTGGAGCTACGACGAACTCGCCGAGCACAGCCGTGAGTTCGCACAGTGGCTGCACCGCCGGGGCGTGTCCGCCGGAGACCGTGTGGTGGTGCGCGCCACCGCGAGCCGTGAGTTCGTCGCCATCCTCTACGGCTGTCTGCGGGCGGGGGCGGTCTTCGTGCCGCTCGGCCCCGCGACAACGGCGTACCAACTGGGCCAGGTCGTCGCGGACGCCCAACCCCGCCTTGTCATCACCGACCGGATCGACGAGACAGCGGACACGGCGTGCAGCCTGCATGAGGTCTGGGCGGAGGTGGGGCGCCCGGGCGGCCCGATGACGCACCCGCGCGCCGAACTCGCCCCGGCGGACACCGCGTTGCTGATCTACACCTCCGGCAGCACCGCCGCACCCAAAGCGGTCGTCTCTCCACACGAGAGGGTCCTGTGGGCGACCCGCGCTGTCGCGGCGCGGCTGCGTTACCAGACGGACGACATCGTCCTCTGCCGCCTGCCCCTCTCCTTCGACTACGGCCTCTACCAGGTCTTCCTGTGCGCCCTGGCCGGTGCCCGTCTGGTGCTGCTCTCCCGGACGGCGGACCTGCGGCTGGCCGCCGTCGCGCGAGAACGCGGCGCCACCGTCGTGCCGTTGGTGCCCTCACTCGCGACCATGCTCCTGCACAGCGCCCGGCGCGACCCCGGACCGAGCCGGATCCGCCTCTTCACCAACACCGGTGAAGATCTCCCCCAGGCGGTGCGTGCCCAATTACGCGAGCACTTTCCCCGCGCGGGCATCCAGTTGATGTACGGAACCACGGAGTGCAAGCGGATCTCCGTACTGGAGGTCGACGGCGACCTGCGCAGGCCCGGTTCGGTAGGCCGCGCGCTCGACGGCACACGCATCCGCATCCTGACGGCGGACGGTGTTCCCGCCGCACCCGGAGAGGCGGGCGAGATCGTGGTCAGCGGACCGCACGTGATGGCCGGGTACTGGCGGGCGCCCGAGCTGACCGCCGCGCGCTTCCGGACCGATCCGCACACCGGCGAGGTGCGGCTGCACACCGGGGACTTCGGGCATCTCGACGGTGACGGCTACCTCTACTTCCACGGTCGCGGCGACGACATGTTCAAGCGCCACGGTGTGCGCACCAGCGCCGCCGAGATCGAGTCCGCCGCCCGGAACATCCCAGGGGTGGACCATGCCGTGCTGCTGCCCCCCACCGACCGCCGGGACATGGTGCTCTGCGTGGTCACGACGCTCACGCCGGCCGAGGTGCTGCGTCGCCTCGGCACGCTGCTGGATCCGGCGCGCGTGCCCGATCTGTGCCGGGTCTTCGACCGGTTTCCGCTCAGCTCCAACGGGAAGACCGACCGGGCCCGGCTGTCCCGGCAGGAGGCCGGTTGA
- a CDS encoding DeoR/GlpR family DNA-binding transcription regulator produces the protein MYAAERQQEILRLARDGGRVDVVSLAEELQVTAETIRRDLKALDRAGLLRRVHGGAIPAGRLDFEPDLTERESTAADQKDRIAKAALAELPVEGTVILDAGTTVARLAAALPLESELTVVTHSLPIAARLADHPGLQLHLVGGRVRHRTRAAVDAWALRAYGEIRADVLFVAANGFSTAHGLTTPDLAEAAVKRAAVAAARRVVLLADSDKHGQEHFARFADLDDVDLLITDSALSSEDAAAIERAGTEVVRA, from the coding sequence ATGTACGCAGCGGAGCGACAGCAGGAGATCCTCCGGCTCGCCCGTGACGGCGGCCGGGTGGACGTCGTGTCGCTCGCGGAGGAGCTCCAGGTGACGGCGGAGACGATCCGCCGCGACCTCAAGGCCCTCGACCGGGCCGGACTGCTGCGCCGGGTGCACGGCGGTGCCATCCCGGCCGGCCGCCTCGACTTCGAACCGGACCTCACCGAACGCGAGTCCACGGCGGCCGACCAGAAGGACCGCATCGCCAAGGCGGCCCTGGCCGAACTGCCCGTCGAGGGCACCGTGATCCTCGACGCCGGCACCACCGTGGCCCGCCTGGCCGCCGCGCTCCCGCTGGAGAGCGAACTGACCGTCGTCACCCACTCCCTGCCCATCGCCGCCCGCCTCGCCGACCACCCCGGCCTCCAGCTCCACCTGGTCGGCGGCCGCGTACGGCACCGTACCCGGGCCGCCGTGGATGCCTGGGCGCTGCGCGCGTACGGCGAGATCCGCGCCGACGTGTTGTTCGTCGCCGCCAACGGCTTCTCCACCGCGCACGGACTGACCACCCCCGACCTCGCCGAGGCCGCCGTGAAGCGGGCCGCCGTCGCCGCCGCCCGCCGGGTGGTGCTGCTCGCCGACTCCGACAAGCACGGCCAGGAGCACTTCGCCCGCTTCGCCGACCTGGACGACGTGGACCTGCTGATCACCGACAGCGCCCTGAGCTCCGAGGACGCCGCCGCCATCGAGCGCGCCGGCACGGAGGTGGTCCGCGCATGA
- the pfkB gene encoding 1-phosphofructokinase, giving the protein MIVTVTPNPSLDRTYEIPSLDRGEVVRATGERMDPGGKGVNVSRAVAAAGRRTVAVLPLGGAPGALVAELLAAQGIEVAPVPVDGTTRSNIALAEADGVLTKINAPGPELGPEERELLLRTVRRQAHGADWIACCGSLPRGLAPSWYADLVARAHAAGVRVALDTSGPALLAALREGPDVVKPNAEELAEAVGRPLATVGDALKAAEDLRSLGAGAVLASLGADGQLLVTGASAWYGGAPVAAVRSNVGAGDASLAGFLIAGGAGPEALASAVAHGAAAVQLPGSVMPTPADLSPAAVTVTADVPLDRPLTDPAP; this is encoded by the coding sequence ATGATCGTCACCGTCACCCCCAACCCGTCCCTGGACCGCACCTACGAGATCCCTTCCCTCGACCGCGGCGAGGTCGTCCGCGCCACTGGCGAACGCATGGACCCCGGCGGCAAGGGTGTCAACGTCTCGCGCGCCGTGGCCGCCGCCGGCCGCCGCACCGTCGCCGTCCTGCCCCTGGGCGGCGCGCCGGGCGCCCTCGTCGCCGAACTCCTCGCCGCGCAGGGGATCGAGGTCGCACCGGTCCCGGTCGACGGGACCACCCGTTCCAACATCGCCCTCGCCGAGGCGGACGGTGTCCTGACGAAGATCAACGCGCCCGGTCCGGAACTCGGCCCCGAGGAGAGGGAACTGCTCCTGCGGACCGTACGGCGCCAGGCGCACGGCGCCGACTGGATCGCCTGCTGCGGCAGCCTCCCGCGCGGCCTCGCCCCCTCCTGGTACGCCGACCTCGTCGCCCGGGCGCACGCCGCCGGGGTGCGCGTCGCGCTGGACACCTCCGGGCCCGCCCTCCTGGCGGCGCTGCGCGAGGGCCCGGACGTGGTCAAGCCCAATGCCGAGGAACTCGCTGAGGCCGTCGGGCGCCCCTTGGCGACGGTGGGCGACGCGCTGAAGGCGGCCGAGGACCTGCGCTCGCTCGGCGCGGGCGCGGTGCTGGCGAGCCTCGGCGCCGACGGGCAACTCCTCGTGACCGGCGCGAGCGCCTGGTACGGCGGCGCGCCGGTGGCCGCCGTCCGCAGCAACGTCGGCGCGGGCGACGCCTCGCTGGCCGGTTTCCTCATCGCGGGCGGCGCGGGCCCCGAAGCTCTGGCCTCGGCCGTCGCCCACGGCGCGGCCGCCGTCCAGCTGCCCGGCAGTGTGATGCCCACCCCGGCCGACCTGTCCCCGGCGGCGGTCACGGTGACGGCCGACGTCCCCCTCGACCGCCCCCTGACGGACCCCGCGCCATGA